In Clostridium swellfunianum, a genomic segment contains:
- a CDS encoding Fur family transcriptional regulator: MNNLSEVFKDKKLKLTPQRIAVYKYLKSTNEHPSAEVIYKALQPDYPTMSLATVYKALKTLVEVDLVQELNVGEGNFRYDGKVCPHSHIQCLSCGKVDDIEGFCLSDLNDSIKDHTDYEVMTNQVYFYGLCKECKNNIDNLHED, from the coding sequence ATGAATAACTTATCTGAAGTTTTTAAAGACAAAAAACTTAAACTTACCCCTCAACGTATAGCAGTGTACAAATATTTAAAATCAACAAACGAACATCCTTCTGCAGAGGTTATATATAAAGCTCTTCAGCCAGATTATCCAACTATGAGTCTTGCTACAGTTTATAAAGCACTTAAAACTCTAGTAGAAGTAGATTTAGTCCAAGAACTAAATGTAGGTGAAGGAAACTTTAGATATGATGGTAAAGTGTGTCCTCACTCTCATATACAGTGTCTTAGCTGCGGAAAGGTAGATGACATTGAAGGATTTTGTTTATCTGATTTGAATGATTCTATCAAAGATCATACTGACTATGAAGTTATGACAAATCAAGTTTACTTCTATGGTTTATGTAAAGAATGTAAAAACAATATTGATAACCTTCATGAAGATTAA
- a CDS encoding FG-GAP repeat domain-containing protein produces MKFRVIFLKKKHIYYSVLVTIILILSLILLLTRKSSPTFNTLVDNNKLLQSDLTGDGKKDILYIKTEKDKYYMEVNTGEKSLLLEPDKKLPTVGIYDVSNPLKVTLMDITRDKTPEIFVQASQKETPLQHVFMWSEGKFKDIFCASNSIIGFSDCTNNKTPRFMTGKLTSNKIELSTFMYMHDVSKLENVVFNYKDNYMGKDSIFSFIKYIEALPGSEPNKPANIFYPGLSGQDISVIGKIAGENNTYAFQNCIFRDSKSDKNGDTSEITWTLNFKGISNLNKDKIKNYSLNVLLKPNGKAEENNYFKIYSITLD; encoded by the coding sequence ATGAAATTTAGGGTAATATTTCTAAAGAAAAAACATATTTACTATTCTGTTTTAGTTACCATTATTTTAATCCTTTCACTTATTCTTCTACTGACAAGAAAATCCTCACCGACCTTTAACACTTTGGTGGATAATAACAAACTTCTCCAAAGCGACTTAACTGGGGATGGAAAAAAGGATATCCTTTATATTAAAACAGAAAAGGACAAGTACTACATGGAAGTAAACACAGGAGAAAAAAGCTTGCTTTTGGAGCCGGACAAAAAACTGCCCACAGTTGGTATATATGATGTTAGCAATCCATTGAAAGTTACATTAATGGACATCACAAGGGACAAAACGCCTGAAATTTTCGTACAAGCATCACAAAAGGAAACTCCATTACAGCATGTATTCATGTGGAGTGAAGGAAAGTTTAAAGATATATTTTGTGCTTCAAACAGCATTATTGGTTTCTCTGACTGCACAAACAATAAAACTCCTAGATTTATGACTGGAAAGCTAACTTCAAACAAAATCGAGCTCTCGACTTTCATGTATATGCATGATGTAAGTAAGCTTGAGAATGTTGTATTCAACTATAAGGATAATTACATGGGTAAAGACAGCATTTTTTCCTTTATCAAATACATAGAAGCTCTTCCTGGAAGTGAACCAAATAAACCGGCTAATATCTTTTATCCTGGTTTAAGCGGACAAGATATTTCTGTCATTGGAAAAATTGCAGGAGAAAATAATACCTATGCATTCCAAAACTGTATATTCAGAGATAGCAAATCCGATAAAAATGGTGATACCTCAGAAATTACATGGACTTTAAACTTTAAAGGAATATCTAATTTAAATAAAGATAAAATTAAGAATTATTCTTTAAATGTTTTACTAAAGCCTAATGGGAAAGCAGAGGAAAATAATTATTTTAAAATTTATTCTATAACCCTAGATTAA
- a CDS encoding ABC transporter substrate-binding protein: MKTKKILAVMISLFICITLSACKNKSKNSEESKDKNLNIYVDIKDKNSLNIIKYLTEEYKKENPQFKIKVNDVLGGGNNVFEDISKGTEADLIFTSRNTMMELAQKGLIADMAQQYERNKIGDKFHKIVSSYGRVGEKYYGIGIMPYTMEVFYNSEALSKLGIAAPTNIKEMAVVIKKLSSSNIRIPVVLPEDLDINTALSAIVASNTVKLSQLDAAYNNKEAYKNIKDMQRIFDDINTIVKETQLNKNIFELGNDSTINALANGTIPILISTSYYSETLSNGKVNLVENYTITPNKTGNVPIIMNSILCVPTNGKNQEAAGKFIKFVISDDTQEKLTKKGYVTGNKKSDEKLSGLGASISKHLMGAGDDNIVYVYSLPQKYQGVISSKIDAILSGKYSGKEWHEIVDEASK, translated from the coding sequence GTGAAAACTAAAAAAATTTTAGCAGTAATGATAAGCTTATTTATTTGTATAACCCTTTCAGCCTGCAAGAATAAGAGTAAAAACTCAGAGGAGAGCAAAGATAAAAATCTAAACATTTATGTTGATATTAAAGATAAAAATTCCTTAAACATAATTAAGTATTTAACGGAAGAATACAAAAAGGAAAATCCTCAATTTAAAATAAAGGTTAATGATGTTTTAGGTGGAGGAAATAATGTATTTGAAGATATAAGCAAGGGCACTGAGGCAGATTTAATCTTTACTTCTAGAAACACAATGATGGAGCTTGCTCAAAAAGGTCTTATTGCAGATATGGCTCAGCAATATGAAAGAAATAAGATAGGAGATAAATTTCATAAAATAGTGTCATCTTATGGAAGAGTAGGAGAAAAGTACTACGGCATAGGTATAATGCCATATACAATGGAAGTTTTTTATAATAGTGAGGCCTTAAGCAAGCTTGGTATAGCAGCTCCTACAAACATCAAAGAAATGGCAGTGGTAATAAAAAAACTATCAAGCAGTAACATAAGAATCCCTGTGGTGCTTCCAGAGGACTTAGACATAAATACTGCGCTATCTGCAATTGTTGCTAGTAATACCGTAAAGCTTTCACAGTTGGATGCAGCTTATAATAATAAAGAGGCATATAAGAATATTAAGGATATGCAGAGAATATTTGATGATATAAATACTATAGTAAAGGAAACTCAATTAAATAAAAATATTTTTGAGCTTGGCAATGATTCTACTATAAATGCACTTGCAAATGGGACAATTCCAATATTAATTAGTACTTCTTACTACAGTGAAACTTTAAGTAATGGAAAAGTAAATTTGGTAGAAAACTATACAATAACACCTAATAAGACAGGAAATGTTCCAATAATAATGAATAGCATTCTTTGCGTTCCTACAAATGGTAAGAATCAAGAAGCAGCAGGAAAGTTTATAAAATTTGTTATTAGCGATGATACTCAAGAGAAATTAACAAAAAAAGGATACGTTACAGGCAACAAAAAAAGTGATGAAAAACTTTCTGGTCTGGGAGCAAGTATATCGAAGCATCTTATGGGGGCAGGAGACGACAACATAGTATACGTTTATAGCCTTCCTCAAAAATATCAAGGTGTAATATCTAGCAAAATAGATGCTATATTAAGTGGTAAGTATAGTGGAAAAGAGTGGCATGAAATTGTGGATGAAGCCAGTAAATAA
- the lon gene encoding endopeptidase La yields the protein MEKQLKILPLIPLRGITIFPYMVMHFDVGREKSILALEDAMLNSQEIFLVAQKDAKVEEPSEDDIYTIGTVCTIKQILKLPGNTVRVLVEGINRAELANVTQQEPFFKAEINILEEAECAEDNKCEALMRAVKKAFDEYISLSGNMPNELLISTDDLESPGRLADVISSFLMLKGETKQELLEAHDAKDRLEKLTVVLRNEIDILKIERKIGVKVKSKIDKVQKEYYLREQLKAIQEELGEEDEDKKEITRYKNKINKAKLPKPVKEKALYELDRLKNSGSYSSEGGVIRTYLDWIIELPWNNLTEDNLDIKRAREVFEREHYGLEDVKDRIIEYLAVRKMSNSLKGPIICLVGPPGVGKTSIARSIANALNRNFVRMSLGGVRDEAEIRGHRKTYVGAIPGRVIYGMKQAKSKNPLFLLDEIDKMSNDFRGDPADALLEVLDAEQNSTFRDHYLELDFDLSQVLFITTANSLETIPRPLLDRMEVIEVSGYTYEEKFHIAKDHLIPKQLKEHNIEENKITFADSAIYNVIENYTRESGVRSLERKLGAVLRKTIAEMLEKDKENAHITASHVKKYLGPAIFTYDKIDKEDKIGVVMGMAWTGYGGDTLPVEVTVMQGDGKLELTGQLGDVMKESARAGYSYVRANAEKYGINPEFRKDKDVHIHVPEGAVPKDGPSAGVTIITGLVSALSSKKVKHNVAMTGEITLTGRVLPIGGLKEKCLAAYRAGIDTVIIPKDNEKDMLKIPKSIKSKLTFVLADKIDDVLQNALASEDYNGN from the coding sequence ATGGAAAAACAGCTGAAGATTCTTCCTCTGATTCCCTTAAGAGGTATCACGATATTTCCTTATATGGTCATGCATTTTGATGTTGGCAGAGAAAAATCTATTTTAGCATTGGAAGATGCAATGCTAAATAGTCAGGAAATTTTTTTAGTTGCTCAAAAGGACGCTAAGGTTGAGGAACCTAGTGAGGATGACATATATACTATAGGTACTGTTTGTACCATTAAGCAAATATTGAAGCTTCCTGGAAACACTGTACGAGTGTTAGTTGAAGGAATAAATAGAGCAGAGTTGGCAAATGTTACACAACAGGAGCCGTTCTTTAAAGCGGAAATCAATATTCTTGAAGAGGCTGAGTGTGCGGAAGATAATAAATGTGAAGCCTTGATGCGTGCGGTGAAGAAAGCCTTCGATGAATATATTTCGCTTTCAGGAAATATGCCTAACGAACTTTTAATATCAACAGATGATCTGGAAAGCCCAGGAAGATTGGCAGATGTCATAAGTTCTTTTCTGATGCTTAAAGGTGAAACAAAGCAGGAATTATTAGAAGCTCATGATGCTAAGGATAGACTAGAAAAGCTTACAGTAGTTTTAAGAAATGAAATAGATATTCTAAAAATTGAAAGAAAAATTGGCGTTAAAGTTAAAAGTAAAATTGATAAAGTTCAAAAAGAATATTATTTAAGAGAGCAGCTTAAAGCTATTCAAGAAGAGTTAGGCGAAGAAGATGAGGACAAGAAGGAAATTACAAGATATAAGAATAAGATAAATAAGGCTAAACTTCCTAAGCCAGTTAAAGAAAAGGCTTTATATGAGCTTGACAGGCTAAAAAATAGTGGTTCTTACTCATCTGAAGGAGGCGTTATTCGAACTTACCTTGATTGGATAATAGAGCTCCCTTGGAATAACTTAACTGAGGATAATTTAGACATTAAAAGAGCTAGAGAAGTGTTTGAAAGAGAACACTATGGCTTAGAAGATGTTAAGGATAGAATAATTGAGTATTTAGCAGTTAGAAAGATGAGCAACTCCTTGAAGGGCCCTATAATTTGCCTTGTAGGACCTCCAGGAGTAGGTAAGACGTCTATTGCACGTTCCATTGCAAATGCATTAAATAGGAATTTTGTAAGGATGTCTTTAGGCGGTGTAAGGGACGAGGCTGAAATAAGAGGTCATAGAAAGACTTATGTTGGTGCAATACCCGGAAGAGTTATATATGGAATGAAGCAAGCTAAGTCTAAAAATCCTTTATTTCTTTTAGACGAAATAGATAAGATGAGTAATGATTTTAGGGGAGACCCAGCTGACGCATTGCTTGAAGTTTTAGATGCTGAACAAAATAGTACCTTTAGAGATCACTACCTTGAACTTGATTTTGATTTATCACAGGTATTATTTATAACTACTGCAAATAGCTTGGAAACTATTCCTAGACCACTTCTTGATAGAATGGAAGTGATAGAGGTATCTGGGTACACTTATGAAGAAAAGTTCCATATTGCAAAAGACCACTTGATTCCAAAGCAGCTTAAGGAACACAATATTGAAGAGAATAAAATAACTTTTGCTGACAGCGCAATTTATAATGTAATAGAAAACTATACTAGAGAATCTGGAGTAAGAAGTCTTGAAAGAAAGTTAGGGGCAGTTTTAAGGAAAACTATTGCAGAGATGCTGGAAAAAGATAAAGAAAATGCGCATATAACAGCAAGCCATGTTAAGAAGTATTTGGGACCTGCTATATTTACTTATGATAAAATAGACAAAGAAGATAAAATCGGTGTAGTTATGGGAATGGCTTGGACTGGATATGGTGGAGATACTTTGCCTGTAGAGGTTACAGTTATGCAGGGAGATGGAAAACTTGAGCTTACTGGACAATTAGGTGATGTTATGAAAGAATCTGCAAGGGCAGGTTATAGTTATGTTAGGGCCAATGCTGAGAAGTATGGAATAAACCCAGAGTTCCGCAAGGATAAGGATGTGCATATTCATGTTCCAGAAGGTGCAGTTCCTAAAGATGGGCCATCTGCTGGAGTAACCATAATTACTGGATTAGTATCAGCCTTAAGTTCTAAAAAGGTTAAACATAATGTTGCTATGACAGGTGAAATAACACTAACGGGAAGGGTGCTTCCTATAGGTGGTTTGAAAGAAAAATGCCTTGCGGCCTATAGAGCAGGTATTGATACAGTTATTATTCCTAAGGACAATGAAAAAGATATGCTGAAGATTCCTAAGAGCATTAAGAGCAAGTTAACTTTTGTGTTAGCTGATAAAATAGATGATGTGCTTCAAAATGCACTAGCAAGTGAGGATTATAATGGAAATTAA
- a CDS encoding CPBP family intramembrane glutamic endopeptidase → MLFGVGILYLTLAMFSQNFLPFILVLMNIRFIKSEDNGIITDGYENYFNSSKDYIRYNFNIKNFKFLNGIAYGALTYSSTIVANIIIVMVLQAYNINLNEQEIVRELSKGSLNQLLYMFPMMVLFAPIVEEFTFRWLLFEKILRPRIGIYMAAFISSIMFSLIHFNLRSFPVIMLIGIINCYFIDKKGYWYAVFNHLVFNSVTAVIMLLQKIS, encoded by the coding sequence TTGCTTTTTGGGGTAGGTATCTTATACTTAACCCTAGCAATGTTTTCTCAAAACTTTTTACCATTTATATTAGTGCTTATGAATATAAGATTTATTAAATCAGAAGATAATGGAATAATTACTGATGGATACGAAAATTACTTTAATTCCAGTAAAGATTATATTAGATATAATTTTAATATAAAAAATTTTAAGTTTTTAAATGGAATTGCTTATGGAGCATTAACTTATTCATCAACAATTGTTGCAAACATTATCATTGTTATGGTGCTTCAAGCGTATAATATCAACCTTAATGAACAGGAAATTGTTAGAGAGCTTTCTAAGGGTTCACTAAATCAATTATTATATATGTTTCCTATGATGGTTTTGTTTGCGCCAATAGTTGAAGAATTTACCTTTAGATGGTTGTTGTTTGAAAAAATATTAAGACCTAGAATAGGAATATATATGGCGGCTTTTATATCTAGCATTATGTTTTCTTTAATACATTTCAATTTAAGATCTTTTCCTGTAATAATGCTTATAGGAATTATTAATTGCTATTTCATAGATAAAAAGGGTTATTGGTATGCAGTTTTTAATCATCTAGTATTCAATTCTGTTACTGCTGTAATAATGCTCTTACAAAAAATAAGCTGA
- a CDS encoding ferritin-like domain-containing protein, translating into MNNDEMFLTKMLRGENMGINLYEKYISKLPKGQYKREIEKFRQEHIRHKSRLENIMSSRDIEVSSEIGLQGKMTEVMTAARLIFKNNPKSILKEIRKGEFMAAKYSKEYLSEFSESLKPDIEKIIKEDSERISRLDKIIETL; encoded by the coding sequence ATGAATAATGATGAGATGTTTTTAACAAAAATGCTAAGAGGAGAGAATATGGGGATAAATTTATATGAAAAATATATAAGCAAGCTTCCCAAGGGGCAGTATAAGAGAGAAATAGAAAAATTTAGACAAGAACACATAAGACATAAAAGCAGACTTGAAAATATAATGTCCTCTAGAGACATAGAAGTAAGCAGTGAAATAGGTTTACAAGGGAAAATGACTGAAGTTATGACAGCTGCAAGATTAATTTTTAAGAATAATCCTAAGTCTATACTTAAAGAAATTCGCAAGGGTGAGTTTATGGCTGCAAAATATAGCAAGGAATATCTTTCAGAGTTCAGTGAAAGCTTAAAACCAGATATAGAAAAGATAATTAAGGAAGATAGTGAACGGATATCAAGGCTGGATAAAATTATAGAAACGTTGTAA
- a CDS encoding PhoH family protein: MRRTYVLDTNVILYSPNAIFSFGENDVVIPEVVLEELDSFKKDKSDLGSNARHAARIIDKLRKQGKLNKGIELTGGGKFRVEMNHFDTEIPPLWNRQKPDNRIIQVCKGLKEQGEDVCLVTKDIFERIKADTVDIDSEDFYEKMVPEYESQYTGRIDVYTSSEKLDEFYQKKCLEVKDLLYYSNELDEYLSPTLYINQFLIIHSTENQRKTALGRFDGKIVVPLIFKDSSPLGITPRNVGQKFMIEALCMDADKVPLVVIKGPAGTAKTLFSLAVGLQKVMEENTGQYRRILVCRPNVTMDEEIGYLPGTEQEKISPFMRPIFDNLQILVDSDERERYKNEKELDDKVRELFDRKIITTEAVAYLRGRSIVKNWVIIDEAQNLSPKQVKAIITRVGEGTKLILIGDPDQIDHAFLDSRSNGLCYAAEKMKGSELCCQVTLKYDECERSPLAYESSRRL; the protein is encoded by the coding sequence TTGAGAAGAACCTATGTTTTAGACACAAATGTTATCCTATATTCACCAAACGCCATATTTTCCTTTGGAGAAAATGACGTGGTTATTCCAGAGGTGGTACTCGAGGAACTTGATTCCTTTAAAAAGGATAAAAGTGATTTAGGTTCTAATGCAAGACATGCAGCAAGAATTATAGATAAGCTGAGAAAGCAGGGAAAATTAAATAAAGGAATTGAACTTACTGGTGGAGGAAAATTTAGAGTTGAAATGAATCACTTTGATACCGAAATACCGCCACTTTGGAACAGACAAAAGCCTGATAATAGGATTATACAGGTTTGTAAGGGCCTTAAAGAGCAAGGGGAGGATGTATGCCTAGTTACAAAGGATATATTTGAGAGAATTAAGGCAGATACAGTTGACATAGACTCTGAAGACTTTTATGAAAAGATGGTTCCAGAATATGAAAGTCAGTATACTGGAAGAATTGATGTCTATACTTCTTCAGAAAAACTGGACGAGTTTTATCAAAAAAAGTGTCTTGAGGTTAAAGATCTCTTATATTATTCTAATGAATTAGATGAATATTTATCTCCAACGCTGTATATTAATCAGTTTCTTATTATACATTCTACTGAAAATCAAAGAAAAACAGCGCTAGGAAGATTTGATGGAAAGATTGTAGTACCTCTTATTTTTAAAGATTCAAGCCCACTAGGAATAACACCAAGAAATGTAGGTCAAAAATTTATGATTGAAGCCCTCTGTATGGATGCTGATAAAGTACCTCTTGTTGTAATTAAAGGTCCTGCAGGAACAGCTAAAACACTTTTTTCACTAGCTGTCGGTCTTCAAAAGGTAATGGAGGAAAATACAGGACAATATAGGAGAATTTTAGTTTGCCGGCCTAATGTGACTATGGATGAAGAAATAGGTTATCTTCCAGGTACAGAACAAGAAAAGATATCTCCTTTTATGAGACCAATATTTGATAATCTTCAAATCTTAGTAGATTCAGATGAAAGAGAAAGATATAAAAACGAAAAAGAACTTGATGACAAAGTTAGAGAATTATTTGATAGGAAGATAATTACAACCGAAGCTGTAGCTTATTTAAGAGGAAGATCTATAGTCAAGAACTGGGTTATAATAGATGAAGCTCAAAATCTTTCACCAAAGCAGGTAAAGGCGATTATAACAAGAGTGGGTGAAGGAACAAAACTTATTTTGATAGGTGATCCAGACCAGATAGACCATGCGTTTTTAGATTCAAGATCGAATGGACTATGCTATGCAGCCGAGAAGATGAAAGGTAGTGAATTATGCTGCCAGGTTACTTTAAAGTATGATGAGTGCGAAAGATCCCCATTAGCTTATGAGTCTTCAAGAAGATTATAA
- a CDS encoding bactofilin family protein, with product MFNEKEKNLNKIETLIGEKCLINGSLSGEGLIKIDGTVDGDILWQDEIVLGKNSSCRSNISCKSAFINGKVEGNVICDNSLTIESSGRISGDITVKNLIIKEGGSFDGKCTMITTKNASEVLE from the coding sequence ATGTTTAATGAAAAAGAAAAAAATCTGAACAAGATTGAAACATTAATAGGAGAGAAATGTTTAATTAATGGCTCGCTCTCAGGTGAAGGCTTGATAAAAATAGATGGCACTGTTGATGGTGATATACTTTGGCAAGATGAGATTGTATTGGGTAAAAACTCTTCATGCAGAAGTAATATAAGTTGCAAAAGTGCTTTTATAAATGGAAAAGTAGAGGGTAATGTTATTTGTGACAATTCGTTAACCATAGAATCAAGTGGGAGAATTTCAGGTGACATTACAGTTAAAAACCTAATAATAAAAGAGGGAGGCTCCTTCGATGGTAAATGTACCATGATTACAACTAAAAATGCCTCCGAAGTACTTGAGTAA
- the yihA gene encoding ribosome biogenesis GTP-binding protein YihA/YsxC, producing MEIKQSEFITSAVTPNQYPEENRVEIAFVGRSNVGKSSIINSLTNRRGLAKVSSTPGKTRLINFFLINNIFHLVDLPGYGYAKVSKVEKQSWGKIIESYLLNRPQLRKVVLLVDSRHKPSEDDILMYKWIKHYGHNTLIVATKKDKLKKSEIPKSEKLIRETLELSKDEKVMFFSSLNKEGREELLDELFKELEQE from the coding sequence ATGGAAATTAAACAATCAGAATTTATTACCTCTGCTGTAACGCCTAATCAGTATCCAGAGGAAAATAGAGTTGAAATAGCTTTTGTTGGTAGATCTAATGTTGGTAAATCTTCTATAATTAACAGTCTTACAAATAGAAGGGGTCTTGCTAAGGTTAGTTCTACACCAGGTAAGACAAGGCTTATAAATTTTTTCCTTATTAATAATATATTTCACTTGGTAGATTTACCTGGCTATGGTTATGCAAAAGTTTCAAAGGTTGAAAAGCAAAGTTGGGGAAAGATAATTGAAAGTTATCTTTTAAACAGACCTCAGCTTAGGAAAGTTGTGCTTTTAGTAGATAGCCGTCATAAACCTTCCGAAGATGACATATTAATGTATAAATGGATTAAGCATTATGGTCATAATACCTTGATAGTAGCCACGAAGAAGGATAAGCTTAAAAAGAGTGAAATTCCGAAAAGTGAAAAGCTTATTAGGGAAACTTTAGAACTCTCTAAAGACGAAAAGGTCATGTTTTTCTCTTCGTTAAACAAGGAAGGAAGAGAAGAACTCTTAGATGAACTTTTCAAGGAGTTGGAGCAAGAGTAA